TGGCGCCCGGACTGGCCACCATGCTCGTGGTCATCACCACCGACGCCGTCGTGGAGCCCGAGGGGCTCGACGCCGCACTGCGCGACGCCGTCCGCGTCACCTTCAACCGGGCCGACTCCGACGGTTGCATGTCCACCAACGACACCGTCCTGCTGATGTCATCCGGCGCCTCCACCGCCTTCCCGAACATGCTGGAATTCACCGCCGGACTCACCGAGGTGTGCGCCAAGCTGGCCCGTGCCCTGATTGCCGACGCCGAAGGCGCCAGCCACGACATCGCCATCACCACGAAGAACGCAGACAGCGAACGTGACGCCGAAGTGGTCTCCCGCTCCGTGGCGCGCTCCAACCTGTTCAAGGCCGCCATCTTCGGCAACGACCCCAACTGGGGGCGCGTCCTGGCCTCCGTCGGCACCACCGACGCCGTCTTCGACCCCGACAAGATCAACGTGCGCATCAACGGCGTCCAGATCTGCCGCAACGGCGGCATTGGCGACTCCCGCGACCTCGTGGACCTGAAGCCGCGCGAAGTCACCGTCGAAATCGACCTGTCCGCCGGCGACGCCTCCGCGACGATCTGGACGAACGACTTGACGCACGCGTACGTCGAAGAAAACAGCGCCTACTCGTCGTAAGTGAGCGGGGGTCGGCTCCGCCGGTCCCCGATCCCTCGCGGGCAATAAGATTTTCCGGCTCGTTCCTCGCTTGCGAAGAGATTTCCGAGGGTTCCCCGCTGAGCTTGCGAAGCGAGGGAAGGAAATCACGCCATCCCCGCTCCGGGACCGGTGACCGGCTGCGCCGTCGTCGGGAGGCGGCGGCATAGGCAGTACTTAACAGGACTAAGGAAAACATGATGACTTCGGTGGAAACCGCG
This genomic interval from Arthrobacter sp. PAMC 25486 contains the following:
- the argJ gene encoding bifunctional glutamate N-acetyltransferase/amino-acid acetyltransferase ArgJ translates to MSVTTPQGFRASGVTAGLKTSGNPDLALVINDGPEHAAAAVFTTNRVAAAPIHWSRQVLGDGRVDAVVLNSGGANACTGPEGFQNTHTTAEKVAAVLGLSATDIAVCSTGLIGEQLPMDKILPGVEAAAAALADDGGAAAATAIMTTDTVPKEVSWTSAPNADGFSYSIGGMAKGAGMLAPGLATMLVVITTDAVVEPEGLDAALRDAVRVTFNRADSDGCMSTNDTVLLMSSGASTAFPNMLEFTAGLTEVCAKLARALIADAEGASHDIAITTKNADSERDAEVVSRSVARSNLFKAAIFGNDPNWGRVLASVGTTDAVFDPDKINVRINGVQICRNGGIGDSRDLVDLKPREVTVEIDLSAGDASATIWTNDLTHAYVEENSAYSS